A single genomic interval of Sphingobium sp. EM0848 harbors:
- a CDS encoding SDR family oxidoreductase: MSDGLTIRREEITMQKDVSVVIGMGGMGRAIARRVGSGGELVIADYQKTALEDMAEQMRADGYSVHAVEVDVRSAASVAAVAATASALGKLTRLVCTAGVAPVHASIEDILSVNLLGAAHVIEAFGEIIALRGAGVIISSNAGYFLPGNLNAEEMLALATTPAAALGDLPAVQASRFSDRPSAYGFAKHICQRRAQAGASGQWGARGARLNSISPGCIATPMGRAELVGENKLLVQGLIETSPTGRSGTADEIANVVDFLLSPAASFVTGADILADGGAIAAINCGRFLPGGA; encoded by the coding sequence TTGAGCGACGGCCTCACTATCAGAAGAGAGGAAATCACTATGCAAAAGGACGTAAGCGTTGTCATTGGCATGGGCGGTATGGGCCGGGCGATAGCCCGGCGTGTGGGCTCCGGTGGCGAGCTTGTCATTGCCGATTATCAGAAAACCGCGCTCGAAGACATGGCCGAGCAGATGCGCGCGGATGGCTATTCAGTTCATGCTGTTGAGGTCGATGTCCGCTCCGCAGCATCGGTCGCGGCCGTTGCGGCCACAGCAAGCGCCTTGGGCAAGCTGACGCGATTGGTCTGCACCGCAGGTGTGGCCCCGGTGCACGCCTCGATCGAAGACATATTGTCGGTCAACCTGCTTGGAGCAGCCCATGTGATCGAGGCTTTTGGAGAGATCATCGCGCTACGTGGCGCTGGCGTGATTATCTCCAGCAATGCGGGCTATTTCCTTCCCGGCAACCTGAATGCGGAAGAGATGCTGGCTTTGGCCACTACGCCCGCGGCGGCCCTAGGGGATCTGCCAGCTGTCCAGGCAAGCCGCTTCTCCGATCGCCCTTCGGCTTATGGTTTTGCCAAGCATATTTGCCAGCGACGGGCGCAGGCCGGCGCTTCCGGGCAATGGGGGGCACGGGGCGCACGCCTCAACTCGATTAGCCCTGGCTGTATCGCAACCCCTATGGGCCGGGCTGAACTTGTCGGCGAAAACAAGCTATTGGTGCAGGGACTGATCGAGACCAGCCCAACTGGCCGATCGGGGACGGCCGACGAAATCGCGAATGTTGTCGACTTTCTCCTCAGTCCCGCGGCGAGCTTTGTAACGGGCGCTGACATCCTCGCAGACGGCGGTGCCATCGCTGCCATCAACTGCGGGCGCTTCCTGCCCGGCGGGGCGTAG
- a CDS encoding SDR family oxidoreductase, whose translation MTTDYPFKVHADEFSGKRVLITGGTKGMGAATVRRFGLSGAKVATTGRSVMPKDLSADLFIQADIATTAGVEAVVDRILSEWGGIDILVNNAGGTKTEAVGFQGIADEEWHDMLDLNLMAAVRFDRALIPGMIERGSGAVIHISSIARQMPFPKAEVPYAAAKAALTTYSKALAKEVGPHGIRVNALSPGFIETSGSAGVIEEIMAQTGMSAVEAKQEIINMLGSLPLGRPGRPEEIAETICFLASDRAGFISGIDCPVDGGTVPTI comes from the coding sequence GTGACAACGGATTATCCTTTCAAAGTCCATGCGGACGAATTCAGTGGCAAGCGCGTTCTGATCACGGGCGGAACCAAGGGTATGGGCGCGGCCACCGTGCGTCGCTTCGGCCTGTCGGGCGCCAAAGTAGCGACAACCGGGCGGTCAGTCATGCCCAAAGACCTGTCGGCGGACCTGTTCATACAGGCTGACATCGCGACCACCGCCGGCGTAGAGGCCGTTGTCGACCGCATTCTCAGCGAATGGGGCGGGATCGACATATTGGTCAACAATGCCGGCGGAACCAAAACAGAGGCGGTCGGCTTTCAGGGCATAGCCGACGAGGAATGGCACGACATGCTGGACCTCAACCTCATGGCGGCGGTCCGGTTCGACCGCGCGCTGATACCCGGCATGATCGAGCGAGGCTCTGGCGCGGTCATCCATATATCGTCGATCGCACGCCAGATGCCCTTCCCCAAGGCAGAGGTCCCCTATGCCGCCGCGAAGGCCGCGTTGACGACCTACAGCAAGGCGCTCGCCAAGGAAGTCGGACCGCACGGAATCCGCGTCAACGCGCTCTCCCCCGGCTTTATCGAGACGTCCGGTTCAGCGGGCGTGATTGAGGAGATCATGGCACAGACCGGCATGTCCGCCGTCGAGGCGAAGCAGGAAATCATCAACATGCTCGGTAGCCTGCCCCTCGGTCGTCCCGGACGGCCTGAAGAAATTGCGGAGACCATCTGCTTTCTGGCATCCGATCGCGCCGGCTTCATCAGCGGTATTGATTGCCCGGTCGACGGCGGCACGGTGCCCACGATCTGA
- a CDS encoding amidohydrolase family protein has product MTDAGMVSLRNPAMNEVGLAYNRPLDGRSAQVPQGTIVVSADNHWSIAEDLWEGRVPAAMRDRVPSVWWDEERGIHNMGISGKPSFVGPAIVSAIKSIEDRPGIYSMPERLADLDADGIAMEVVFPQSLLMYFQHPDLEARGWIFRAYNEYMAEVGTRAPGRFFGVGYPNFWDISKAEESIRHIKDLGLKTFQIPITPGLDVNGKTIFYASEEMDRFWSAAEEAELPVCFHIGETLNFEIPGGAPCATFTNLAPFRKNFGELVFGGILDRHPRLQIVFAEAGAGINWVPGILQDAEMVFDSFGPMMNPKLKQRPTDYWAQNCYATFMADSLGLKLVDYVGTDKLLWSADYPHNEGTLGYTGAVISEIVDSVSEGDAKKMLGGNAIRLFDLA; this is encoded by the coding sequence ATGACGGACGCGGGTATGGTTTCATTGCGTAATCCGGCAATGAACGAGGTCGGGTTGGCCTACAACCGCCCTTTGGATGGACGCAGCGCGCAGGTGCCGCAAGGCACCATCGTGGTTTCGGCGGACAATCACTGGTCGATCGCGGAAGATTTGTGGGAGGGTCGTGTTCCGGCCGCGATGCGCGATCGCGTTCCCAGCGTCTGGTGGGATGAAGAGCGCGGCATCCACAATATGGGCATAAGCGGCAAGCCATCCTTTGTCGGCCCCGCGATCGTTTCCGCCATCAAGAGTATCGAGGATCGTCCCGGCATCTATTCCATGCCCGAACGGCTGGCCGATCTGGATGCCGACGGCATCGCGATGGAGGTGGTGTTTCCGCAGTCACTGTTGATGTATTTCCAGCACCCTGACCTGGAAGCACGCGGATGGATATTCCGCGCCTATAATGAATATATGGCCGAAGTCGGCACCCGCGCGCCGGGCCGCTTCTTCGGCGTCGGCTACCCCAATTTCTGGGACATCTCCAAGGCTGAGGAATCGATCCGGCATATCAAGGATCTGGGCCTCAAGACTTTCCAGATCCCGATCACACCCGGTCTGGACGTAAATGGCAAGACGATCTTCTATGCCAGTGAGGAGATGGACCGCTTCTGGTCGGCTGCGGAAGAGGCTGAACTGCCCGTCTGCTTCCACATCGGCGAAACGCTCAACTTCGAAATTCCCGGCGGCGCACCCTGCGCGACATTCACCAACCTGGCGCCGTTCCGCAAGAATTTCGGTGAGCTGGTGTTCGGCGGCATTCTGGATCGGCACCCCAGGCTCCAGATCGTGTTCGCCGAGGCGGGCGCCGGAATCAACTGGGTTCCGGGCATCCTCCAAGACGCCGAGATGGTCTTCGATTCGTTCGGGCCGATGATGAACCCCAAGCTCAAGCAGCGGCCGACCGACTATTGGGCACAAAATTGCTATGCCACCTTCATGGCAGACAGCCTTGGCCTCAAGCTGGTCGACTATGTCGGAACGGACAAGCTGCTCTGGTCGGCCGACTATCCCCATAATGAAGGCACACTGGGCTATACCGGCGCAGTCATCAGCGAGATTGTCGATAGCGTGTCGGAAGGCGATGCGAAGAAAATGCTGGGCGGCAACGCGATCCGCCTCTTCGATCTCGCTTAA
- a CDS encoding NAD(P)/FAD-dependent oxidoreductase has translation MDQVVANDIWDVLHELGCEITRAELNEAKSKYALERDKRVRTDAGAQYVPTIDGKFANFGKDPWSDPEFSRPPLNDHCDVIIAGGGFGGLSAGARLREAGCETIRIIEEGGDFGGTWYWNRYPGAMCDIEAHIYLPLLEELHYAPKHRYAYAPEMLEHSQRIGRHYGLYEKACFQTAITAMRWQEKEKRWLVETNRGDRMTADFVVLACGRQSLPKLPNIPGIDTFEGHTFHSSRWDYGYTGGDSDGGLVGLGDKRVAVVGTGATALQVVPEVAKWAKELFVFQRTPSTVGVRAQQETAPDWIDMNKVGWQKARRENFQKRSVGMIPKDQDEIRDGWTAAFHGLGDIGDVEVSAALGRALTKEEKGILAEVADLRLMKELRERVENEVGDSAVAEKLKPYYRWFCKRPGFHDEYLQSFNRPNVHLVDTNGQGIEGFTKDGVQVNGDHYDVDCVVFATSGIPSFLR, from the coding sequence GTGGATCAAGTCGTTGCAAATGATATCTGGGATGTTCTGCATGAGCTCGGTTGCGAGATAACGCGGGCCGAGCTGAACGAGGCAAAGAGCAAATATGCGTTGGAGAGGGACAAGCGCGTCCGCACTGATGCCGGCGCGCAATATGTTCCCACGATAGATGGCAAATTCGCCAACTTCGGCAAGGACCCCTGGTCCGATCCCGAATTTTCCCGTCCCCCGTTGAATGACCATTGCGATGTTATCATCGCCGGTGGTGGCTTTGGGGGTCTGTCGGCCGGCGCTCGACTCCGTGAGGCCGGATGCGAGACCATCAGGATCATCGAAGAGGGCGGGGATTTCGGCGGCACCTGGTACTGGAACCGTTATCCCGGCGCGATGTGCGATATTGAAGCGCATATCTATCTCCCCCTGCTGGAGGAACTGCACTATGCGCCAAAGCATCGATACGCCTACGCGCCGGAGATGCTGGAACATAGCCAGCGTATCGGACGGCATTATGGGTTGTACGAAAAGGCCTGTTTCCAGACGGCGATCACGGCCATGCGCTGGCAGGAAAAGGAAAAGCGCTGGTTGGTTGAAACCAACCGTGGCGATCGCATGACGGCGGACTTCGTCGTTCTGGCATGTGGGCGGCAGAGCTTGCCCAAGCTGCCGAATATTCCCGGCATCGACACGTTCGAAGGGCATACCTTCCACTCCAGCCGATGGGACTATGGCTATACCGGCGGTGACTCCGATGGTGGGCTGGTTGGGCTGGGCGATAAGCGTGTTGCCGTGGTCGGAACCGGCGCGACCGCGCTTCAGGTGGTGCCGGAAGTGGCGAAATGGGCGAAGGAACTGTTCGTGTTCCAGCGCACGCCGTCCACCGTCGGAGTGCGCGCCCAACAGGAAACCGCGCCCGACTGGATCGACATGAACAAGGTTGGCTGGCAGAAGGCGCGTCGCGAGAATTTCCAGAAACGGTCGGTCGGCATGATTCCGAAGGACCAGGACGAGATCCGCGATGGTTGGACGGCGGCTTTCCACGGTCTGGGGGATATTGGCGACGTGGAAGTAAGCGCCGCGCTCGGCCGCGCGCTCACCAAGGAAGAAAAGGGCATTCTGGCAGAGGTTGCGGACCTTCGCCTCATGAAGGAACTGCGTGAGCGCGTGGAGAACGAGGTCGGCGATAGCGCGGTCGCCGAGAAGCTGAAGCCCTATTACCGCTGGTTCTGTAAGCGGCCGGGTTTCCATGACGAATATCTGCAAAGCTTCAATCGGCCCAATGTGCATCTGGTCGACACCAACGGCCAGGGAATCGAAGGTTTCACCAAGGATGGCGTCCAGGTGAACGGCGATCATTATGATGTCGATTGCGTGGTGTTTGCCACCTCAGGCATCCCCTCATTTTTGAGATGA
- a CDS encoding IS4 family transposase, translated as MSGKAKFSSEAVHSFVDELFGADLHAKRVTSLAKATVGTLQASSLAVSAIGHGLALAQGGLSRHAIKQVDRMLSNDGIDVDALMADWAGYCLGSRTEIAVAMDWTDFDADGHSTLMLSLLTEHGRATPLLWLTVRKAELKERRNHYEYWIVTRLAELLPTEVKVLLVADRGFGDTKLYGVLKDELHFDYVIRFRGNIKVTAAGECRPAKEWLGPSGRARLLREATVTAQGCPVGAVVCVQAKDMKEPWCLATSLTTVTAKTLIDLYSRRWGIECSFRDAKDWRFGMGMSATRVSTPARRDRLWLIAALAIVLLTVLGAAGEAIGYDRHLRTSTTSRRVHSLFRQGVMYYQLIPNMPEERLRPLILQFENLIRHHQLLKRTFGII; from the coding sequence ATGAGCGGCAAGGCGAAGTTTTCTTCTGAGGCGGTGCATTCCTTTGTCGACGAACTTTTTGGCGCGGACCTGCACGCGAAGCGGGTGACATCGCTGGCGAAGGCGACGGTGGGCACGTTGCAGGCGTCGTCGCTGGCGGTGAGCGCGATTGGCCACGGTCTCGCACTGGCCCAGGGAGGGCTGTCGCGTCACGCGATCAAGCAGGTCGACCGGATGCTGTCGAATGACGGGATCGATGTCGACGCGCTGATGGCCGACTGGGCCGGCTATTGCCTGGGTAGCCGCACCGAGATCGCCGTCGCCATGGACTGGACCGACTTCGATGCCGACGGGCACTCGACCCTGATGCTGTCGCTGCTTACCGAGCATGGCCGGGCAACGCCGCTACTGTGGTTGACGGTACGCAAGGCGGAGCTGAAAGAGCGGCGCAATCACTATGAATATTGGATCGTCACCCGGCTTGCCGAGCTCTTGCCGACAGAAGTGAAGGTGCTGCTCGTCGCCGATCGCGGCTTTGGCGACACCAAGCTCTACGGCGTCCTCAAGGACGAGTTGCACTTCGACTATGTCATCCGCTTTCGTGGCAACATCAAGGTGACGGCCGCCGGTGAGTGCCGTCCGGCAAAGGAGTGGCTCGGCCCATCGGGACGTGCCAGGCTGTTGCGCGAGGCCACGGTCACGGCGCAGGGTTGCCCCGTCGGGGCGGTCGTGTGCGTCCAGGCCAAGGATATGAAAGAGCCGTGGTGCCTCGCGACCAGCTTGACCACGGTGACGGCCAAGACCCTCATTGATCTTTACTCGCGGCGCTGGGGCATCGAATGCTCGTTTCGCGATGCCAAGGACTGGCGGTTCGGGATGGGCATGTCGGCAACCCGCGTCTCCACGCCCGCCCGGCGCGACAGGCTGTGGCTGATCGCCGCTCTCGCCATTGTCCTCCTGACCGTGCTCGGCGCCGCCGGCGAGGCCATCGGCTACGACCGCCATCTGCGCACCAGCACGACATCGCGACGCGTGCATTCACTCTTCCGGCAGGGCGTGATGTACTATCAACTCATCCCCAACATGCCCGAGGAAAGACTACGCCCTCTCATCCTACAGTTCGAGAACCTTATCCGCCACCATCAGCTCCTCAAACGGACTTTCGGAATCATTTGA
- a CDS encoding zinc-dependent alcohol dehydrogenase family protein — translation MRVKAAVLHELGGPEVLKLATVDVPNPGPGEIRILISAFGLNRSEALFREGRLQLKPVLPSRIGYEAAGIVESVGPGVTEFAVGDSVATLPRMQTNVCGAYGEAMTVPARFAVKSPAGLDRVECAALWSGYMTAYAGLVDLAPVQRGDFVLITAASSSLGPAAIQIVRLLGAHAIAVTRRREKAAAIARSGPADIIVTDEENLGDRVRQITDGRGVSLVFDPVGGPTVSTLAEMTAPYGTIIIYGSLDASPAELPVRALIGRNIAIRGLGLYLEDKPDRLRRGVAFIQEGVANGLLRPLIAERYKLDQIVEAAKSMDAMNHVGKIVVETGVKP, via the coding sequence ATGAGGGTCAAAGCGGCCGTTCTGCATGAGCTTGGTGGACCGGAAGTCCTCAAGCTGGCAACGGTGGATGTACCAAATCCGGGGCCGGGTGAAATCCGCATCCTGATCAGCGCCTTCGGGCTCAATCGATCGGAAGCCTTGTTTCGGGAAGGGCGACTTCAGCTCAAGCCGGTACTGCCGTCGCGGATCGGCTACGAGGCGGCCGGCATTGTCGAAAGCGTGGGGCCGGGCGTCACCGAATTTGCGGTCGGGGACTCTGTCGCAACGCTGCCGCGCATGCAAACGAACGTTTGCGGCGCTTATGGCGAGGCGATGACGGTTCCTGCCCGTTTTGCGGTCAAAAGCCCTGCTGGCCTCGATAGGGTGGAATGCGCCGCCCTGTGGTCGGGCTATATGACCGCCTATGCCGGACTGGTCGATCTGGCACCCGTGCAACGAGGTGATTTCGTACTGATCACCGCCGCATCGAGCAGTCTTGGTCCGGCGGCGATCCAGATTGTCCGCTTGCTGGGCGCACACGCCATAGCGGTGACGCGGCGGCGGGAGAAGGCGGCTGCGATAGCCCGCTCCGGCCCGGCTGACATCATCGTAACCGATGAGGAGAATCTGGGGGACCGTGTTCGGCAGATTACCGACGGGCGCGGGGTTTCGCTTGTTTTCGATCCGGTTGGCGGTCCGACGGTTTCGACGCTTGCCGAAATGACCGCCCCTTATGGCACCATTATCATCTATGGTTCACTGGACGCCAGTCCGGCCGAGTTGCCGGTGCGGGCGTTGATCGGCAGGAATATCGCCATTCGGGGGCTGGGCCTGTATCTGGAGGACAAGCCGGACCGTCTGCGCCGTGGCGTTGCGTTCATTCAGGAGGGCGTTGCCAACGGCTTGCTGAGGCCGCTGATCGCAGAGCGTTACAAGCTCGATCAGATCGTCGAGGCTGCCAAATCCATGGATGCAATGAACCATGTCGGCAAGATCGTGGTGGAAACGGGCGTCAAACCATGA
- a CDS encoding nuclear transport factor 2 family protein produces the protein MDIGEALIREEIRYTIGRYISAVDRSAYHELSDIFMPDGVMHFGGMPPLKGRDTIIAAMTAGAERRKAQQPGNFSRHVLGQSIINVVSDTTARSIHYIMVISEIGLDHSGLYIDDFVKSGDRWLIAHRSGNLEWAHPNSRYAAPSNPSNPQPGPTPRPDLNLGFMV, from the coding sequence ATGGATATTGGTGAAGCCCTGATCCGTGAGGAAATTCGGTACACGATCGGCCGCTATATTTCTGCTGTAGACCGCAGCGCATATCATGAGCTGAGCGACATATTCATGCCCGACGGCGTGATGCACTTCGGCGGCATGCCTCCCCTCAAGGGTCGCGATACGATCATCGCCGCCATGACGGCGGGTGCGGAGCGGCGGAAAGCGCAGCAGCCCGGCAATTTCAGCCGCCATGTGCTCGGGCAGTCGATCATCAATGTCGTGAGCGATACGACCGCCCGTTCGATCCACTATATTATGGTGATATCGGAAATCGGCCTTGATCATTCCGGTCTATATATTGACGACTTCGTGAAATCGGGGGATCGCTGGCTAATCGCGCACCGTTCAGGGAATCTGGAATGGGCGCATCCCAATTCGCGCTACGCGGCACCGTCAAATCCCAGCAACCCCCAACCAGGTCCGACACCCCGGCCGGATCTGAATCTAGGCTTCATGGTTTGA
- a CDS encoding SDR family NAD(P)-dependent oxidoreductase, with protein sequence MTAKKHLVVGGAGGVGSALIELLVKRGHEVVTTVLNAKEASTIEQRFEGKVQHHLVDLSDADAALVKFKTIVSALDSLDAVTICAAIAPNGPAEFTALSTFRRSYEINCVANMAVYQAAMPALRQSKGRIVVLGSMAGRVAFTFMSAYVASKFALEGLCDVMRREAEPQGVKISLVEPGGIRTNLVYQQLSDIRHAIATIGEEEKRLYGQLYEGYLRVSEASMDGNSSTAEQVAEIVLEALETEHPQTRYIAGQDAKDFLSAFGTMPDREIDAVFNRMYYGEPELLVR encoded by the coding sequence ATGACAGCCAAAAAACATCTGGTCGTCGGCGGCGCTGGCGGTGTCGGATCCGCCCTCATTGAGCTGCTGGTGAAGCGCGGCCATGAGGTCGTCACGACCGTGCTGAATGCCAAGGAAGCATCCACGATCGAGCAGCGATTTGAGGGCAAGGTCCAACATCATCTTGTGGATCTGTCCGATGCAGACGCCGCGCTCGTCAAATTCAAGACCATTGTTTCCGCTCTGGATTCGCTGGATGCGGTGACGATCTGCGCGGCTATTGCCCCCAACGGCCCTGCGGAATTTACGGCGCTGTCGACCTTCCGCCGTTCCTATGAAATCAACTGCGTCGCCAACATGGCCGTTTATCAAGCCGCGATGCCGGCCCTTCGCCAGAGCAAGGGCCGGATTGTCGTCCTCGGATCAATGGCCGGACGCGTGGCCTTCACCTTCATGTCGGCCTATGTCGCGTCGAAATTCGCGCTGGAAGGGCTGTGCGACGTCATGCGACGCGAGGCCGAACCGCAAGGCGTCAAGATCAGCCTGGTCGAACCGGGCGGTATCCGCACCAATCTGGTCTACCAGCAGCTCAGCGACATCCGACATGCCATCGCAACGATTGGTGAAGAGGAAAAGCGCCTCTACGGCCAACTTTACGAAGGTTATTTGCGGGTCAGCGAGGCCAGCATGGACGGCAACTCCTCGACGGCGGAACAGGTTGCGGAGATCGTACTCGAAGCGCTGGAGACCGAGCATCCTCAGACGCGCTACATTGCCGGACAGGATGCAAAGGACTTCCTGAGTGCCTTTGGAACAATGCCGGACAGGGAAATCGACGCCGTATTCAATCGCATGTATTACGGCGAACCGGAACTGCTGGTCCGATAA
- a CDS encoding SDR family NAD(P)-dependent oxidoreductase, with translation MDKFLDGKVAIVTGAGRGIGRAEAVALAEAGASVIVNDPGVDLEGLGGSHEPADEVVQEIVRQGGKAVANYESVADFDGAGRIVQQAIDTYGRIDILVNNAGIIGPDLLEEHGPEEYERVIGIHLTGTFNMCRHAVPHMKAQRYGRIINTVSNAWNLPTGLSAYAAAKGGTVSLTWALAIELQSFGITVNAIAPFGASRGHGPGMAREQKKAEAGLMSGDRLNKTAGRLVDPAYSTPTLLFLLTPEADEINGCILRNGAGKISRFSHPEETSVLWRDHEKDGPWTVDELRKLLPNTLFANSKKAPHL, from the coding sequence ATGGATAAATTCTTGGACGGGAAGGTAGCTATTGTCACAGGTGCCGGGCGGGGCATCGGCCGTGCCGAAGCGGTTGCGCTGGCCGAAGCAGGCGCCAGTGTCATAGTGAACGATCCCGGCGTCGATCTTGAGGGCCTGGGCGGGTCCCATGAGCCTGCGGACGAAGTCGTGCAGGAAATCGTCCGGCAAGGGGGCAAAGCCGTCGCGAATTACGAGTCGGTGGCGGATTTCGACGGAGCCGGACGGATCGTCCAGCAGGCGATCGACACCTACGGGCGGATCGACATATTGGTGAACAATGCCGGCATCATCGGGCCGGACCTGTTGGAAGAACATGGCCCGGAGGAATATGAACGGGTCATCGGCATCCACCTTACGGGCACCTTCAACATGTGCCGTCACGCCGTGCCCCATATGAAAGCGCAGCGTTACGGCCGCATCATCAACACGGTGTCGAACGCCTGGAACCTGCCAACCGGCCTGTCCGCCTATGCGGCCGCCAAGGGCGGCACCGTCAGCCTGACCTGGGCCCTGGCCATCGAACTGCAATCGTTCGGGATCACCGTCAACGCCATCGCCCCCTTCGGCGCGTCTCGCGGGCATGGGCCGGGAATGGCGCGCGAGCAGAAGAAAGCCGAAGCGGGCCTCATGAGCGGCGACCGCCTCAACAAGACCGCTGGACGCCTTGTGGATCCGGCCTATTCGACGCCGACCTTGCTGTTTCTGCTGACGCCGGAAGCCGACGAGATCAACGGATGCATCCTGCGGAACGGCGCCGGGAAGATCTCCCGCTTTTCGCACCCGGAAGAAACCTCGGTCCTGTGGCGCGACCATGAAAAAGATGGTCCGTGGACTGTGGATGAACTGAGGAAATTGCTGCCGAACACCCTGTTTGCCAATAGCAAGAAAGCTCCGCATCTGTAG
- a CDS encoding helix-turn-helix domain-containing protein has product MRAQRERLPSPPGASTRRRTPGLRREELADKAGLSATWLTWLEQGREVNASVATLARLADALKLSPAERGSLFDLAGKRDPKGPAPVATDLPSELLALPSSFIEPAYLLDSVWTLRAWNKPASEIFGNRLEEADDLNLLAWALLSPVARSLSNEWEERASRLVAEFRADFNRRPGDPALRALVDQLSEQSPLFVQLWHSQDVRRREAAARLYFHPVRGPVRYRQITLLVAEWPEVKLVCLMPLAQQEK; this is encoded by the coding sequence TTGCGCGCTCAGCGCGAGCGCCTGCCCAGCCCGCCGGGAGCCAGCACCAGACGCCGCACGCCCGGCCTGAGACGCGAGGAACTGGCCGACAAGGCTGGACTCAGCGCGACCTGGCTCACCTGGCTGGAACAGGGGCGGGAGGTGAATGCGTCGGTTGCAACGCTCGCGCGATTGGCGGATGCGCTAAAACTATCGCCAGCGGAACGAGGCTCCTTGTTCGATCTCGCCGGCAAGCGCGACCCGAAAGGTCCGGCGCCCGTGGCCACCGATCTACCCTCTGAACTGCTGGCACTTCCATCCAGCTTCATCGAGCCGGCCTATCTGCTCGATTCGGTCTGGACCCTGCGCGCATGGAACAAGCCTGCCTCAGAGATTTTCGGCAACCGGCTGGAGGAAGCGGACGATCTCAACCTCCTCGCCTGGGCCTTGCTGTCGCCGGTCGCCCGGTCGCTCAGCAATGAGTGGGAAGAACGGGCATCCCGGCTGGTGGCGGAATTTCGTGCCGACTTCAACCGTCGCCCGGGCGACCCCGCCCTGCGGGCGCTGGTCGACCAGCTCAGCGAGCAAAGCCCTCTCTTTGTCCAACTCTGGCATTCCCAGGACGTGCGCCGCCGCGAAGCTGCGGCACGACTCTATTTCCATCCCGTCCGCGGCCCGGTGCGGTATCGCCAGATAACCCTGCTGGTCGCCGAGTGGCCGGAAGTGAAGCTGGTCTGCCTCATGCCTCTTGCTCAACAGGAGAAATAG